CGAAGTTGGTGCCCACGGTGCCGTCCGGTCCGGTGCGGAACCGCGCGCCGAGCGGGGTCGGCGCCCCCGGCCACACCGGTGGTGCGGGCGCCTCGCGCGGGGCGCCGTTCAGCACGGCGTCCCGGCGGCGCGCGTGCCCCGCCGCTCTCTGTACTGCCTCCTGCTCGGCTGCGCTCGACACCGGTAGGCCTCCCGCGGCTCCGTGGGGCGACGCGGAAAAGGGCGCACGGCGTCCCGGCCGCGGCACCTCGTCGCGTCGTCCTCCCCAAGGTTCTGCCCAGAGCGTGGCACGCACTCACGTTTCCCGGGGTGGCCGAAGCGGTGACATGACAGGTGGGGGCACCCGCGGGGCCCGAACCCCGCGCGCACCCCGGCGCACCGGCGTTCGGCGCGAATTGGGACTGAACAGTGACAATCACGGGGGCCCGGCGGGCCCGGCCGTGTGATTCATTTGCGCAGTACGCGCGTATGACGCGCTGGAGTGCGGGCCTCGACAGGCCGTGCGAGGGGAGAACGACAAGTGAACAGACGACCGATCCAGGGGGCGTCGGTTGGCGCACGGATACGCGGCGGCAGGGGGACGGTCCGGGCGGCGCTGCTCGGCTCACTGCTGCTCGCGGTGACCGCGTGCGGCGGGGGCGGAGGGTCCGACGCGGACTCGGCGAGCGGCGGCAAGGACGCGGGCAGCGCGAAGAGCGCCTCCCCGCAGGCCGTCGTGACGATCGCGCCGAAGAACGGCGCGGACGACGTGGCCACCACCGGGGCGCTGAAGGTCACCGCGGCCAAGGGCAAACTGACGAAGGTGAGCGTCGAGGACGCCAAGGGCCGCGAGGTCGACGGGAAGATAACCGGCGGGGGCGCCACCTGGACGCCCTCGGGCCACCTGGCCACCCACACCCGCTACACCGTCAGCGCGGTCGCCAAGGACTCCGGCGGCCGCAGCACCACCCAGAAGTCCAGCTTCACCACGCTGACCCCGAAGGCCACCTTCACCGGCACCTTCACTCCGGAGGACGGCAGCAAGGTCGGCGTCGGGATGCCGTTCTCGGTCAACTTCACCCGGGGCATCACGCACCCGGAGGACGTCGAGAAGGCGATCACGATCAAGACCGAGCCGGCCGTCGAGGTCCGCGGCCACTGGTTCGGCAACGACCGGCTCGACTTCCGGCCCAAGGAGTACTGGAAGCCCGGCACGAAGGTCAGCGTCACGCTGAACCTCGACGGCGTCGAGGGCCGGGCCGGCGTCTACGGCAAGCAGGCCAAGACGGTCGACTTCACGATCGGGCGCAGCCAGATCTCCACGGTCGACGTCAAGACCCAGAAGATGACCGTCCGCCGCGACGGCAAGGTCATCAAGACCATCCCGGTCACCACCGGCAAGCCCGGCTACGACACGTGGAACGGCCAGATGGTCATCACCGAGCGCCTCACGGTGACCCGGATGAACGGCGAGACGGTCGGCTACGGCGGCGAGTACGACATCAAG
The DNA window shown above is from Streptomyces sp. NBC_00670 and carries:
- a CDS encoding L,D-transpeptidase, whose product is MNRRPIQGASVGARIRGGRGTVRAALLGSLLLAVTACGGGGGSDADSASGGKDAGSAKSASPQAVVTIAPKNGADDVATTGALKVTAAKGKLTKVSVEDAKGREVDGKITGGGATWTPSGHLATHTRYTVSAVAKDSGGRSTTQKSSFTTLTPKATFTGTFTPEDGSKVGVGMPFSVNFTRGITHPEDVEKAITIKTEPAVEVRGHWFGNDRLDFRPKEYWKPGTKVSVTLNLDGVEGRAGVYGKQAKTVDFTIGRSQISTVDVKTQKMTVRRDGKVIKTIPVTTGKPGYDTWNGQMVITERLTVTRMNGETVGYGGEYDIKDVPHAMRLTTSGTFIHGNYWGGGTFGNYASSHGCIGLRDVKGGYDSGVSAAWFFNRSMAGDVVVVKHSHDKTVSPDNGLNGWNMSWEDWTA